One part of the Anaerolineales bacterium genome encodes these proteins:
- a CDS encoding xanthine phosphoribosyltransferase — translation MDELRLRILTDGKNLGNGILKVDGFINHQVDPRLMDACGRALADLFSSLGATKVLTAEISGIAPALTTAFHLGLPVVYARKTKPITMPDQIYLTLAPSHTK, via the coding sequence ATGGACGAACTCCGGCTGCGTATCCTCACCGATGGAAAGAACCTCGGCAACGGCATCCTCAAGGTTGACGGCTTCATCAACCACCAGGTCGATCCCCGCCTGATGGACGCCTGCGGCCGGGCTCTAGCCGACCTGTTCTCTTCGCTGGGCGCGACCAAAGTCCTGACGGCGGAGATATCGGGGATCGCGCCCGCGCTGACCACGGCCTTTCATCTCGGCCTGCCGGTGGTATATGCCCGCAAGACCAAGCCCATCACGATGCCGGATCAGATCTACCTGACACTCGCCCCGTCCCACACCAAA